A genomic region of Catalinimonas niigatensis contains the following coding sequences:
- a CDS encoding YihY/virulence factor BrkB family protein: protein MSKFFKQVYALIRETISTFQKHDPVVYAAAIAFFTVFSLPSVLIIIVKVIGSVFSTEQIQSNLAQQIESLVGTASSEEIISIIEKRSTEESSLLFSIISIIFLVFSATVIFAFIQKALNAIWNVKPKPKKGALKFAKDRILSFSIIIVLGFLMLVSLSLEAILSMAGNFLQDLLSGYTVYFMQIGNYFLSLIVISSIFALIFKFLPDAKIRWKDVGVGAVVTGLLFTLGKYLIGLMLSNTNVASTYGAAGSLAGILVWVFYSSIIVLIGAMFTRVYADTIGRKITPKKHSVRVETREVEM, encoded by the coding sequence ATGTCTAAATTTTTTAAGCAAGTTTATGCTCTAATCCGGGAAACGATCAGCACTTTTCAGAAACATGATCCGGTGGTATATGCTGCTGCTATTGCTTTTTTTACTGTGTTTTCCTTGCCGTCTGTGCTTATCATTATCGTTAAAGTAATTGGATCAGTTTTCTCCACCGAACAAATACAAAGCAATCTGGCACAGCAAATTGAAAGCCTTGTAGGTACTGCAAGTTCAGAAGAAATCATAAGCATTATTGAAAAAAGATCAACGGAAGAATCAAGTCTGTTATTTAGTATCATTAGTATTATTTTCCTGGTATTTAGCGCAACCGTAATATTTGCCTTTATTCAAAAAGCTCTAAATGCAATCTGGAACGTAAAACCGAAGCCAAAAAAAGGAGCTTTAAAATTTGCCAAAGACAGAATCTTATCCTTTTCAATCATTATTGTGTTAGGTTTTTTGATGTTGGTTTCACTTTCATTAGAAGCTATTCTCTCTATGGCAGGCAATTTTCTTCAAGATCTCCTATCCGGATATACAGTCTACTTTATGCAAATAGGAAATTACTTTCTCTCTCTGATCGTTATTTCCAGTATATTTGCGCTTATTTTTAAATTTCTACCTGATGCCAAAATAAGGTGGAAAGATGTTGGGGTAGGGGCGGTAGTTACCGGGTTATTATTCACCCTAGGCAAATATCTGATCGGTCTTATGCTTTCTAATACGAATGTTGCCTCTACCTATGGTGCAGCAGGCTCACTGGCAGGTATTTTAGTTTGGGTTTTTTATTCTTCTATTATTGTACTCATTGGTGCCATGTTTACCAGAGTGTATGCGGATACTATCGGAAGAAAGATCACACCGAAAAAACATTCCGTAAGAGTAGAAACAAGAGAAGTAGAAATGTAA
- a CDS encoding leucine-rich repeat domain-containing protein produces the protein MRKLKLYFAVCSLSLVFILIVNPSYAQSQPRELSTEQVDEYKEQATQMVSFLQSMMNILGSNNATTQQKEIVINQSYSKAFKDANVQIEDDLDDDRVVVTNKNVQAYLKDIDFFFKDARFELNVNDVSYYVNPEGKIFFRVTVNRNLQGITVGNDTVNSSQLRYIEINLNETEKQLKIASMYTTKLSEREELANWWNEIPYEWQELFKKEIEVSIDSVNFRMLKEMSTLERIDVSGNSYIRTLAPLSKLNNLKYLDVSSTAISDIIPLRNLTKLETLICSKTDITSLEPLKYSTGLKELIIDGTKISDISILTNFSRLETLNINSTSVYQLVSLAGIKDLRFANTAITSLDAISGLSSLSYLDCSSTSVKDLNPLSKAANLQSLNIEYSAVSDLSPLSGLNKLEVLICNNAPVKSLDPLAGLPLLSKIYCDNTPITQAEATRFMMVNTKVLVIYESEQLQTWWNDLDQYWKNIFSQYVSVDSLTREKLAEIANLVEIDISNKQEITSLEPLRRLRNLRKLNCANTSITSLDPLKGLLDLQNLDCSGTLISDLGALSESRNLRALNIDKTKVNSLLPLSEVNSMEHLSCEHTTLDEPSIMKFIREHPGCLVIYKSDELSLWWNEALSPAWKDAIRNQMSISGIPSKDQLHQIAFIEKLVISDNREIWDLSPISELVNLKDLELTNTAVSDLSPLSQMISLEKLVCARNPIKSLEPIGKLTNLKYLDFQDTPLEDLKPIRNLIELETLKCSGTEVSNLKHISSLINLKLLECFNTNVKRLKPLKGLYQLEKLVCYNTRVSSKEIENFKEDHPDCAVVYY, from the coding sequence ATGAGAAAGCTTAAGCTTTACTTTGCAGTCTGTAGCCTTAGCTTAGTGTTTATCCTGATCGTAAATCCAAGCTATGCACAATCTCAGCCCAGAGAACTCTCCACTGAGCAGGTAGATGAGTACAAGGAGCAGGCTACACAAATGGTTTCTTTTCTGCAATCTATGATGAATATACTGGGAAGCAATAATGCTACTACCCAGCAGAAAGAAATTGTAATCAATCAAAGCTATAGTAAAGCCTTCAAAGATGCCAATGTACAAATTGAAGATGATCTGGATGATGATAGGGTGGTGGTTACCAATAAAAACGTACAGGCTTACCTCAAAGACATTGATTTTTTCTTCAAAGATGCCCGCTTTGAACTCAATGTGAATGACGTAAGTTACTATGTAAATCCGGAAGGCAAAATATTCTTTAGGGTAACCGTCAACCGTAATCTTCAGGGAATTACTGTGGGTAACGATACTGTCAATTCCAGTCAGTTGAGGTATATTGAAATTAACCTGAATGAAACTGAAAAACAGCTGAAGATTGCCAGTATGTATACTACCAAGCTGAGTGAAAGAGAGGAACTCGCCAACTGGTGGAATGAGATACCTTACGAATGGCAGGAATTGTTTAAGAAAGAAATTGAGGTATCCATAGACTCAGTAAATTTCAGGATGCTGAAAGAAATGTCTACTTTGGAAAGGATAGATGTTTCTGGAAACAGCTATATCCGTACTTTAGCCCCCCTGAGCAAATTAAATAACTTAAAATACCTGGATGTTTCTTCTACGGCTATTTCTGATATTATTCCACTTAGAAACCTCACCAAGCTTGAAACACTCATTTGCAGCAAAACAGATATTACAAGTCTGGAGCCGCTTAAATATTCTACCGGATTAAAAGAACTGATTATTGACGGTACCAAAATCAGTGACATTAGTATCCTTACTAATTTTTCAAGGCTGGAAACACTAAATATCAATAGCACTTCTGTCTATCAGTTGGTGTCCTTAGCAGGAATAAAAGATTTACGTTTTGCCAATACTGCGATTACAAGCCTTGATGCTATTTCAGGTCTCAGTAGCCTCAGCTACCTGGATTGTTCCAGTACCAGTGTAAAAGACCTTAATCCGTTAAGTAAGGCGGCTAATCTTCAGTCTCTAAACATTGAATATTCGGCAGTATCCGATCTTTCTCCCTTGTCGGGGCTAAATAAGCTTGAAGTCTTAATATGCAATAATGCCCCGGTTAAATCGCTTGACCCTCTGGCAGGATTGCCGCTTCTAAGCAAAATATATTGTGATAATACGCCCATTACCCAAGCAGAGGCTACACGTTTTATGATGGTCAATACCAAAGTATTGGTAATTTATGAATCTGAGCAATTGCAAACCTGGTGGAATGATCTTGATCAGTATTGGAAGAATATATTTAGCCAATACGTATCAGTCGATTCTCTTACCAGAGAAAAGCTCGCTGAAATAGCCAATCTTGTTGAAATAGATATTAGTAATAAACAGGAAATTACATCATTAGAACCTCTAAGAAGATTAAGAAATCTTAGAAAATTAAATTGTGCGAATACCAGCATCACCAGCCTAGACCCTTTGAAAGGTCTCCTGGATCTTCAGAATTTAGATTGTTCGGGTACGCTGATCAGTGATTTAGGAGCCTTAAGTGAGTCGCGAAATTTACGTGCACTGAACATTGATAAAACCAAAGTCAACAGCTTACTTCCCCTAAGTGAGGTAAATAGTATGGAGCACCTGAGTTGTGAACATACTACACTGGATGAACCTTCTATCATGAAATTTATCAGAGAGCACCCGGGCTGTCTGGTTATTTATAAATCAGATGAGCTGAGTTTGTGGTGGAATGAGGCATTATCCCCAGCCTGGAAAGATGCCATAAGAAATCAGATGTCTATTTCAGGAATTCCCAGTAAAGACCAGTTGCATCAGATTGCGTTTATAGAAAAGCTGGTAATCAGTGATAACAGAGAGATATGGGACTTGTCACCCATCAGCGAACTCGTCAATCTCAAAGATCTGGAGCTTACTAATACGGCTGTATCAGACCTCTCTCCATTGAGTCAAATGATTAGCTTGGAAAAGCTAGTTTGTGCCCGCAATCCGATCAAGTCTTTAGAGCCTATTGGTAAGCTGACCAACCTGAAATATTTGGATTTTCAGGATACGCCTTTGGAAGACCTAAAACCTATCCGAAATTTGATAGAGTTGGAAACACTCAAATGTTCAGGTACTGAGGTTAGTAACTTAAAACATATTTCTTCTCTGATCAATCTGAAGCTACTGGAATGCTTCAATACTAATGTGAAAAGACTTAAGCCGTTAAAAGGATTATATCAGTTAGAAAAGCTGGTTTGCTACAACACCAGAGTTTCAAGTAAAGAAATAGAGAATTTTAAGGAGGATCACCCAGATTGTGCTGTGGTATATTATTGA
- a CDS encoding ABC transporter permease — protein sequence MFNNYLITALRNIRRNKLSSGISIFGLAVGIAAACLMFRYIQFELSYDKHYTQHERIYRLSTVLSGNNRNEHLAPTAIGVAPQLNRFVKDISKVARVVPMGAVVKLGEFQNIRQDKFYQVDPSIVEIFDLDWIIGSAETALSTPYAIVLTESTARQFFDNASPEELMTSTLQINHELYNIRGIIKDVPDNSDWHFEGLIPLQNEKYAWYDFNAFTYVLLDKPTSLANFQTDLQAFDQHWFSPKLQKEWGTPDTYVYHKAISLANLHFSNDLLGDMSDKGNINLIIALSLIAIFLLAIASINFINLFVAQSIKRNVEVGIRKVVGANKTQLALQYLCESLLFAFISTAIALVLIQFAEPLWFSYTGISLNLQNFIKEEVFTFLFLMLFVVGIFAGSYTAFFLASCHPVNALKANFSFSSPRTFHKALQLIQFSIATGMILCTMVVYSQLNYLLNKQLGFDQESIMVVSLPESPDKTEKVNKFKAYLLGINDVEGVALGGKPGDLYLKGTVIQDMDGKSIEIPVNAMYADESYLKVLGISILEGNNFNEKECNCHTQFLINESLSQRLQWDNPLGENLSFEGDGEIVGVVKDFHYQSLHHAIEPLVIIFNSEMNSHMLIKIKSKAVESIESAWQTFFPDTPVQYSFLEQELTAQYSTEKHMINLFTFFSLLTILISCMGLFGMSAINVQQKTKAMGIHQVMGARKFYIFYLVSKDILLSVVFGIGVSLPLSGLIMIRWLSDFEYHVSFNWLQLVFSGGIVFILAMVTSCYHGIQIIRLNPVSSLRNE from the coding sequence ATGTTCAACAACTATTTAATTACCGCCCTTAGAAATATCAGAAGAAATAAACTTTCTTCCGGAATAAGTATTTTTGGTTTGGCGGTAGGCATTGCTGCTGCCTGCCTGATGTTTAGATACATACAATTTGAGTTGAGTTATGACAAACATTATACGCAGCATGAGCGAATTTATAGGCTCAGTACTGTTCTATCTGGCAATAACAGAAATGAACACTTAGCGCCCACAGCAATAGGAGTCGCTCCTCAACTCAATCGTTTTGTGAAGGATATCAGCAAAGTGGCCAGAGTAGTACCTATGGGAGCAGTTGTCAAACTGGGAGAATTTCAAAATATCAGGCAAGACAAATTTTATCAGGTAGACCCTTCCATTGTAGAGATTTTTGATTTGGATTGGATCATCGGAAGTGCTGAAACTGCTTTGAGCACCCCCTATGCCATTGTGTTAACAGAAAGTACAGCCCGACAATTTTTTGATAATGCATCGCCCGAAGAGCTGATGACCAGCACATTGCAAATCAATCATGAACTATACAATATTCGTGGTATTATCAAAGATGTGCCTGATAATTCTGATTGGCATTTTGAAGGATTGATCCCATTACAAAATGAAAAATATGCATGGTATGACTTCAATGCGTTTACCTATGTGTTGTTGGACAAACCTACTTCTCTTGCCAATTTTCAGACTGACTTACAGGCTTTTGACCAGCATTGGTTTAGTCCTAAACTTCAGAAGGAGTGGGGTACACCGGATACCTATGTATACCATAAGGCAATCTCACTGGCAAATTTACACTTTAGCAACGATCTGTTGGGGGATATGTCCGACAAAGGGAATATCAATTTAATTATTGCACTGAGTTTGATTGCTATTTTCTTACTGGCAATTGCCAGTATTAACTTTATTAATCTATTTGTTGCACAATCCATCAAAAGAAATGTAGAGGTAGGTATCCGTAAAGTAGTAGGGGCTAATAAGACGCAGCTTGCTTTACAGTATTTATGCGAATCACTGTTATTTGCGTTCATCTCTACGGCTATTGCATTAGTGTTGATTCAGTTTGCAGAACCACTATGGTTTTCGTATACAGGAATCTCGCTTAACCTGCAAAATTTCATTAAGGAAGAAGTTTTTACTTTTCTTTTTTTAATGCTGTTCGTAGTGGGCATATTTGCAGGAAGTTATACTGCTTTTTTTCTGGCTTCATGTCATCCTGTCAACGCACTAAAGGCTAATTTTAGTTTTTCATCACCCCGTACTTTTCATAAAGCGCTACAGCTGATCCAGTTCTCTATTGCCACAGGTATGATTTTATGTACCATGGTGGTATACAGTCAATTGAATTACTTGTTGAATAAACAACTTGGATTTGACCAGGAAAGTATAATGGTAGTGAGCTTGCCGGAATCACCTGACAAAACTGAAAAAGTTAATAAATTCAAGGCCTACTTACTAGGAATAAATGATGTAGAAGGAGTAGCGTTGGGAGGGAAGCCCGGAGATCTTTACCTGAAAGGTACAGTCATTCAGGATATGGATGGCAAATCCATAGAAATCCCGGTAAATGCTATGTATGCTGATGAGAGTTACTTAAAAGTACTCGGAATTTCAATCCTGGAGGGAAATAACTTCAATGAAAAAGAGTGTAACTGTCATACACAATTCCTGATCAACGAATCACTAAGTCAAAGGCTGCAATGGGATAATCCGCTGGGAGAAAATCTTAGCTTTGAAGGAGATGGCGAAATTGTAGGAGTGGTTAAAGATTTTCATTATCAATCATTGCATCATGCGATTGAACCTCTGGTGATTATATTCAATTCAGAAATGAATTCGCACATGCTCATCAAAATTAAAAGCAAGGCTGTGGAAAGTATTGAATCAGCCTGGCAAACATTTTTTCCTGATACTCCTGTTCAATACAGTTTTCTGGAGCAAGAACTAACCGCTCAGTATAGTACAGAAAAGCATATGATCAATCTGTTTACTTTTTTCTCCCTACTTACCATACTCATATCCTGTATGGGCTTGTTTGGGATGAGTGCAATCAATGTACAACAGAAGACGAAAGCGATGGGAATCCACCAAGTTATGGGTGCAAGAAAATTTTACATTTTTTATTTAGTAAGCAAAGACATCCTGCTTTCTGTTGTTTTTGGTATTGGTGTTTCTCTTCCTCTAAGTGGCTTGATCATGATACGCTGGCTCAGTGATTTTGAGTATCATGTTTCATTCAATTGGTTGCAACTGGTATTTTCCGGAGGTATCGTATTTATATTAGCTATGGTTACATCCTGTTATCATGGGATACAGATTATCAGGCTCAATCCGGTATCCTCATTGAGAAATGAATAA
- a CDS encoding ABC transporter permease: MFRNLLKIAFRNIAKEKIYSLINILGLTIGISCSLFLVLYIMDELSYDSYHENKDRVYRVVTHFQEPDNQFSWPIAQIPLAQELEETYSEVKRAVRFINVGRELFVNADKDRRFYEEEFYFADSSVFEVFSYEFVEGDPATALKQPNTMVLTESIAKKYFDNEDPIGQSLQNGDKDYKVTGLVKDVPHNSHFTYDALVSRSSLPAELGGWGGWGVSTYLWLNDGVNYKQFESTFSDQIYEGKLKEIFEDFGITMQYELQPLESIHLHSHLAGESGGGDISYIYIFAAVAFFMILIASINYMNLATARAARRAKEVGIRKAAGSTKWQLIRQFLTESTIITIIALCLGLILVALLLSSFNYMSGKEIEFSYLLQPKIIFTLITIIVLVGVAGGSYPAFYLSRFEPAHVLKGQKGSGSSNANLRKILVVAQFAISITMVISTWVVYDQLQYIRSKDLGFDKEHIVSVMMPDEEIRNKYEVLRNKLLDNPEVVDVATSNSKPGQGMSKNVMDVETENEGDIEKGVDAYFADYDFVNVIGLHIIEGRNFDRKYATDTAAALVNEAMIVRMAWENPIGKKFTISDGNDSIPDPTFTVVGVVKDYHQQSFYTTIEPLAIFFGRNNYQLHVKLKGDDIAAGLKAIESNWQETNPGKPLEYTFLDEDFDEQYQSDMKRGQIFTVFSGLTVFIACLGLLGLAAYTTQQRDKEIGIRKVIGASVSNIIFLIYKDFLILIAIAVLIAFPLAYFLMEDWLNEFAYQTNLKVFTFIISALLTLVITILAVGFHTMRAAMANPVKSLRDN, encoded by the coding sequence ATGTTCCGTAATCTGCTCAAAATTGCTTTTCGTAATATTGCTAAAGAAAAGATTTACAGCCTGATCAATATTCTGGGGCTTACCATTGGTATCAGTTGTAGTTTGTTTCTGGTGCTCTATATCATGGATGAACTAAGCTACGATAGCTATCATGAAAATAAGGACAGGGTTTATCGGGTAGTTACGCACTTTCAGGAACCGGACAACCAATTCAGCTGGCCTATTGCCCAAATTCCTTTGGCACAGGAACTTGAAGAAACCTACAGTGAAGTGAAAAGGGCCGTACGGTTTATTAATGTAGGCCGTGAACTCTTTGTCAATGCTGATAAAGACAGAAGGTTTTATGAAGAAGAGTTTTACTTTGCCGATTCATCTGTTTTTGAAGTGTTTAGCTATGAATTCGTAGAAGGTGATCCTGCTACTGCACTGAAACAGCCCAATACAATGGTGCTTACAGAATCTATTGCCAAAAAATACTTTGACAATGAAGATCCCATAGGCCAGAGTCTACAAAATGGTGACAAAGATTATAAAGTGACTGGCCTGGTCAAAGATGTGCCTCATAATTCTCATTTTACCTATGATGCTTTGGTTTCCCGATCCAGTTTACCTGCAGAACTGGGTGGCTGGGGAGGCTGGGGAGTTTCTACTTATCTATGGCTCAATGATGGTGTAAATTACAAGCAGTTTGAATCTACCTTCAGTGATCAGATTTATGAAGGTAAGCTCAAAGAAATTTTTGAAGATTTTGGCATTACGATGCAATATGAACTGCAACCGCTGGAAAGCATTCATCTGCATTCACATTTGGCCGGTGAATCCGGTGGAGGTGATATCTCTTACATCTATATCTTTGCTGCGGTTGCTTTTTTCATGATCCTGATCGCCAGTATCAATTATATGAACCTGGCCACCGCCCGTGCTGCCCGTCGTGCCAAAGAAGTAGGCATCAGAAAAGCAGCAGGATCTACCAAATGGCAGCTGATCAGGCAATTCCTGACTGAATCAACCATCATCACAATCATTGCTTTGTGCTTAGGGTTAATCCTGGTGGCATTGCTTCTCAGCAGTTTTAATTATATGTCAGGTAAAGAAATAGAATTCAGTTATTTGTTGCAGCCTAAAATCATTTTCACTTTGATCACCATCATTGTATTGGTGGGCGTTGCAGGCGGAAGCTATCCTGCATTTTACCTTTCCAGATTTGAACCTGCTCATGTGCTGAAGGGGCAGAAAGGCAGCGGAAGCAGCAATGCTAATCTTAGAAAAATATTGGTAGTTGCCCAGTTTGCCATTTCAATTACGATGGTCATCAGCACATGGGTAGTTTATGATCAGCTCCAATATATCAGAAGCAAGGATCTGGGTTTTGACAAAGAACATATTGTCTCTGTGATGATGCCTGATGAAGAAATCAGGAATAAATATGAAGTGCTCAGAAACAAACTATTGGACAACCCGGAAGTAGTGGATGTAGCTACCTCCAATTCCAAGCCGGGGCAGGGTATGTCCAAGAACGTGATGGATGTAGAAACAGAAAATGAAGGAGATATAGAAAAAGGGGTAGATGCTTATTTTGCTGATTATGATTTTGTGAATGTAATAGGGCTGCATATTATAGAAGGAAGGAACTTTGACAGGAAATATGCTACGGATACTGCTGCTGCACTGGTCAATGAAGCCATGATTGTCCGTATGGCATGGGAAAATCCAATTGGCAAGAAGTTTACCATTTCGGATGGAAATGATTCCATTCCTGACCCCACCTTTACTGTAGTTGGTGTAGTAAAAGATTATCATCAGCAATCTTTTTATACTACCATTGAACCGCTGGCCATCTTCTTCGGCAGAAATAATTATCAGCTTCATGTCAAACTAAAAGGGGATGACATTGCCGCTGGACTGAAAGCGATAGAATCCAACTGGCAGGAGACTAACCCGGGTAAACCTCTTGAGTACACATTTCTGGATGAAGACTTTGATGAGCAATACCAATCCGATATGAAGAGGGGGCAGATCTTTACCGTATTCTCAGGCTTAACGGTTTTTATTGCCTGTCTGGGTCTTTTAGGACTTGCTGCTTACACCACCCAACAGCGAGATAAAGAGATAGGTATACGTAAAGTAATTGGTGCCAGCGTGAGTAACATCATCTTCCTGATTTATAAGGATTTTCTGATTCTAATCGCTATCGCGGTATTGATTGCATTTCCCTTAGCTTACTTTTTGATGGAAGACTGGCTAAATGAATTTGCCTATCAGACAAACCTCAAGGTATTCACCTTTATCATCTCTGCTTTATTGACACTGGTGATCACCATTTTAGCCGTAGGATTTCACACCATGAGGGCTGCAATGGCCAATCCGGTCAAGTCTCTCAGGGACAATTAG
- a CDS encoding ABC transporter ATP-binding protein — MIRTRNLQKVFTSDEVETTALNDINIEIKTGEFVAIMGPSGCGKSTLLNIMGLLDNPSSGEYYFMDHEVAKYSERQRAQLRKGNIGFVFQSFNLIDELTVHENVELPLLYLKVPSAEREKKVKGALEHMNIMHRRNHFPQQLSGGQQQRVAIARAVVANPKFILADEPTGNLDSTNGEEVMSLLSDLNKAGTTIAMVTHSPHDATYANRVINLFDGMVVTENIKEKFHV, encoded by the coding sequence ATGATTCGTACCCGTAACCTTCAAAAAGTCTTTACATCTGACGAAGTTGAAACAACTGCCCTCAATGATATCAATATTGAGATTAAAACCGGTGAATTTGTTGCCATCATGGGGCCTTCGGGCTGCGGTAAGTCTACATTGCTCAATATCATGGGTTTGCTGGACAACCCCAGTAGCGGTGAATATTACTTTATGGATCATGAAGTTGCTAAATACTCTGAAAGACAAAGAGCACAATTGCGTAAAGGAAATATTGGTTTTGTATTCCAAAGCTTTAACCTCATTGATGAACTTACAGTACATGAGAATGTAGAACTACCTCTATTATACCTTAAGGTTCCTTCTGCTGAGCGTGAAAAGAAAGTAAAAGGAGCATTGGAACATATGAATATCATGCACCGCAGAAACCACTTCCCTCAGCAGCTTTCCGGTGGACAGCAGCAGCGCGTAGCCATTGCTCGTGCTGTAGTCGCCAATCCTAAATTTATACTGGCGGATGAGCCGACGGGTAACCTTGACTCTACCAATGGTGAAGAGGTGATGAGCTTGTTATCTGATCTTAATAAAGCGGGTACAACTATCGCTATGGTAACGCACTCACCCCATGATGCCACCTATGCCAACCGTGTGATTAACTTATTTGATGGTATGGTGGTCACTGAAAATATTAAAGAGAAGTTCCACGTGTAA